In Phoenix dactylifera cultivar Barhee BC4 chromosome 1, palm_55x_up_171113_PBpolish2nd_filt_p, whole genome shotgun sequence, the genomic stretch GATTGCTGAAATCTTTAAAAAAGCTTCCTCTAGTCTCAAGAGTTTCTTTTATCTTCAATAGTCTGGAGATAGTGCACTAACCTCTGTTGACCAATTTGAAGCTTATGAAATCTCTTTGTTTCACTGAACTGTCTTCAGCAGCTAAATCAGTTGCATTATCAGTTCATTAATCtgtttaagttatttttgttcgatgaaattttgtaattttttcctcttttcttatTATGTGCTGTACTTCTGTCAAATTTGACAGGAGATTGTGGAAACTGCATTCAGGGACATAGTTTCTGATGAGCTGCAGAAGATTAAGCAGTCATCTTCAAGCAAAAACCAGATTACCTTTGTTCCCAATAATAGTGAACTAATATGGGAATTTGATGGTCTGCATACAAGTAGCTCAAAGGAAACTGAAAGTGAGGAGCTAATGTTAGAAATGGAGAGACTTCTTTATGAAGATCTGCGAGAGGAATTGATCAGGAGAGGTAAATCTGGCAGCATGCTCTTATTATTCACTTTGCATTGTTCACTAGAGTATGTTGAAGTATGCATAGTGTTCTGCACATGTTTGCTTTAGAGGGAATTACAAGCAGCATTGCTATTTAATCATGTGTGCTGACATAATCAAGGCTCAAGAAATATACCAGACTTTGTAGGATGATGAGGTCATGTTTTAGGGAAGATTATGGAACATTTTAATACGTAGAGGCCTAATTCAAGCTTTAGATGCTCAGTGCTCTGTATATACTATTGTTCTTTGTAAGCTCATGTTCTAATTCATTCATTACAGTGACATGCACCTTTGCAGCTTATCTTTACTCTTCCCCTCAAAATACCTGTCAGACCTTGTTTCTTAGTTTCTCCTTAGAGCTTCTAGATTCCCCATTCTAGATTTCTAGAGATATCTTCCTGTTCTTCTCTGTTattcttttgtatgacaaaaatgTCAATAACCATTAAAGGAATAAGCAACAATCTGTTTCCTTTTATGAAGCAATGATAATTCATCGAAATGAATTTGTGTGTAACTTGTTGAAAAGATTCAAGCGATAAATATGAATCACAATATTGTTAGTGTGAATTAGAGGAACTACCTATCTTCTTAAGAAGTACCAACTCAATATGGTACTGAATTAACTAAATAAAATCGTGAGGCCTGTGAGATGATATCAAAAGTTAACATAGTGCTCGCAAATGGCTTGAACATCATCTAGCAACCAGGGCTATTCTTTCATGTAATTGATAGTCATACATAATTATATTTATCAACAGGGCAATCATTTATGCAGCAACTGGTTGATCTATTACTTGTTACTTCACTCTCTTGGATCAACTGCAGATTTTACTACAAGATAAATTGCCCAgttctattttatttataacactGGAATTGCATCTATTTGAATATGTTGTTCAAATGTTTTCTTTCCCTTGGAAAATTGAAAcagcattctttttctttcgacAAACTCCTGTTAGTGTTAGGTGCAAATAGGACCAGACTACTCAAACTCTAGAAGTATTTTAACTTGAGTTGTATGCTCTATAGTTTTGTAGTTTTAGACCACATGTAGACACATCCTTCCATATTACTTGATAAGATAATTAATGTTACAATATCTATACGATAGCTTTGCCGTGCAACTGCATAGGTATATCAATATATTGGGTTTGTGTGCAACTGCATCCAACCAGCACTTAACCTATGGTCTTAACTCTTAAGCAAATCAGTACTGCCAATGCATTTTTCTTTCAATAATCATTTTCTAATTGCAGCAACAGCGAGATGTTCAATTTCTTGTTTGATTAAAATTTTTGATGACTCATCCCTGTCTCTTAAGGAGTGGCTAATTAATTATGTACAGAGCTGGAGGTtcttgaggaagaggatgaATACTTAGCTCGAGCAGTTTTTGAACGCATGCAACTTAATGATGACCAGGTATGAACAGCTTATAAGCAATCTGGGTCTTTATTAAATTATGAGCAACTACATGAAGATGTCACTTCTTTCAAACAATGCTATGTACAGAAACCAATAAATTATGTTTCATATtttacttaggtatgcttatgtGGCAAAAATGCAAGTTAAATGGACTCTGATCATACTCGTGGCCTATTCATTTTGTATCCATGTAAAACATATGCATGCTAATGTACAtattcatcttttttttaaaaattactttGCTTACTGTTGATGACATGAAGAGTAGATTCACTTTCACAGGTTTGATACCATATTGTCCGAGACATTTAGGAGTCAGCTTTTCTAAATTCGCTTATCATTCTTGGAACTCAGGATGCCAGTTTCAGGGTTAATACCTTACTCCCATATGTCATGAAGCCAATGCAGAAAGTTTCCAGGATTTCAATCTAACGGGCACGCCACCCTGTTATTActtgcttctcttttttttcttttttctttttttttgtgtgtgtgtgtgtgttgggggggggggggaggtgggGGGTTGATAGAGAATAGCTGCACAACATTAAATACCACATTTATCCCCAATCCTGAGGCAACATTGCTTCTTCTTAGATGCCTTTAGCATGGGCAACAAGGTATAATTGCTCCTTTGGCAAATAGCTCCTCTAGCATGGGCTCCTGTTTGTTCCTTACCTCCTAAATTTTTCAAGAAAAGAAGGCAACTTTTCACCTTAAAAGGTTTGAAGGAAATATAATAGCTTGCCAGAAGGGAAGATAGGGGTGGATCAGGATACACCTGCCCACTGCTATGAATCTTTAATCTTCAATCTAGAATGCTTTGATATACTTGCTAATTATAACCAGGTTTCCACTTGGGTCCGTTGAAGCTAAACTATGACGATGCAAGATTTTGAAAGACCTCATCCCTAATGTCTGTTTCCCTGATGCAAATTCTGCCCACCCCAACTTGCGgtcttttgttttttaatgTGGATTATGTACATTCTGATGCGGCACAAGGATTCATTGACTTGTGTGTTGTCAGATTGTCTGCAAAAAGAAAATGTCCTGAACTGTTAAACTGCTGACAAATCTTAAGAGGCCCTAAATGATGTACGAAGTAGTGGGTCAGCCGTTGGCCGCTTCTGAACAATTGTTACCAATTGAATGGAACTTTATATTGAAAGAAAATCACTTCTCTGTGTCTTTGCCTCCCCTTTTTCTTTCCACCGCACATACTGGTCCTCAAAAACCACTTCCTATTATGTACTTCAGAGCACTGCATTTACTCTCACTTCGGTTATGGTGTAGTTTCAAACCTTTCGCCACTTTTTGCTTGCTAACACAATATTTTGATGCTATCCTGTGAAGAATGACAGAGTATGGTGCCCGATCTGCAAACGAGGAGAGTTACGAGAGGCCTATCATCTCATCTATTGTACTTGTTGCAAGCTGCGGCTTGACCTTGAAAATGATAAGGTAACCCTGGACTTCCTGCGAGATCGATTGGGTGAAGTACACATAGAACATCTTGACAGAGGATGCAGAGCAACACcaaaattctgcatgcacaCTATGTTTAATCTGACTGCTTTGTACATCCAGTGCCAAGCATGCAACACATTTGAAATTGTAGTGTAACTCAAATAGCAATGTGAAGAAGAGAAATAAAGTAAAGCAAACAGGGCAAAGAAAGGAAGCAGCAGGCATTAACTCGCCAAAGGATGAATGTATTATTTGATGCAGGTCATTGTTTGCATTGTAAATGGAAAGTGGTCATGCTTTAAAATTAAGATTTGCGGTATTTCCTTGTGGTTATGATGTAGAATCTCTTCCTCTTTCGATATAGTTGCTGGTTTTTATGATATGCAGCTTAAGTAGTTCATGCATCTGAATCCTGTGGTTTGCTCTTCTTTTCATTTCCTGTTGAGCCTGCACCACATTTATAAAGTGCACCAGTTATCGCCTCTTAATTTGGTAAAATTAGGTTGGGCAGTAAAGACATAGTTTCAGTGGGGTAGATGCATCCGGCTTTGGGTTTGGGTGACTAGGAAGTCACTAATGCTACCTCCCTGTGATCCCCAAATTTTCTATGCTTAACCCTGCAACAGGTGGATTTGGTGCAGTAGGTTGATTGATGTCCTGAGGGTTGAGATGCATGTATCGCCTTTCTATTTACTTTCATGTAGTTGAACAGAAGATTGGATTTGGGACTGGTGAATTTAATCACCTGCCAATTAGCCTTGGGACTTATGGTGTACTTCATCTTGACTCATTTTCCTATATTGAGGAATTAAAGAACAAACTGATTTGGAACTAACATGAACTTAAGAGCCTAAGctcttatatatttttgtttgtgCCTCTTTATCTCTTTGAGTCTGTGGATTGAATGGATTTGCTTCTGGGAATCAATCACCAGGAAAATCAAGAAACAGAGGCATCAGTTGCTTGAGAAATTCTCCTTTGAAGCCTGCCGTATAAATTTTTCCTTCTTGAGGCAGGTAAGATGGGTCCCCCTTTTTTCTGTCATCCATGCTGGAGTTTGGATTGGATCAGCTGACCGGTGCAGGGCAGAAAACTCTCAAGCATATACCAACTCCCCTGGTCAAGTTCTACAGCATAAAGCCATTGGCTCTCTCAGTGTGTGGACCAGGATGACTAAATGTTCCAAAACCatagatttttgtcctcaaATGACTCTGTTCGCATGATGTAAAGGCATGAGTCGTTGGATCAGAAAGTTCATTATAACTTTATTAGGATTGTAGATTGAAAATTGTCTACAACTTTATTCTTGCAATACTTCCAATTGGCACCATCCATTTGTTTGTCTTAATCTGAGCATATCCACCATGACATTAGTGGTAGACAGCGTTGAACAAACTTCCAATATTAGACCCCAAGATCACCAAGATAGAGCCTTCTTACCTGCCTCGTAGCTTTGGTCAAGGAACATAGAAATAAGAAACAAATGGATTGATGTTACGTTGGGAGCCAATCATAAATTTTTTCCAAGTCTCATATTGATAATCTCAAGGTACGGATTAACTTGTTCCTTCGCCGGACTGAGTTGATTAAGTCTTGATTTAACTCTAGATTTAGGCAACATAAGAACTTTGGATAAATACCAAACAAATGAAAAGTGACATCAACAGAGATGTTTATTGAGAAGGTTGTacttagaaaaagaaagaaagaaaaaccaaaaaaaaatctacaattATTTGAATTGCTCAATTAAACTTTGAAATGTACGGAGCTTTCAGGTTGACTCGACTTTCTCAATGGATGAGTCTAACCGGACTCAAAATTCAATCTAGTTTGGAGAATTTGATTGAGTTCAGGTTGAGTGACTCGACTAAATCGCGGAAGAGTTTGAGGAGGTTTTGCACAAAGAGGTAGGTAGTCCAACATTTGCGTTGCAGGTTTTTGCCCTGCAAAATTCATCTAATGGTGTGGTAGGTTTGCAGTATTTGAAGTATTTGATGGGATGAGGATGGTTGTGGACCCTGCTGGTTTTGGCTGCTTCTAAACAACTCTTCTTGCTAAGACTGTTTCTCCTCATGCATTTGGCCcaaatcttatgaaacataagtcAACCCTCTCTATCAATTGATAGTTAAGGGCTTCACCAACCCCCTGCCTCATGGGTTCGGATTGTATCTTTGGTGTCGAAGAATGATTCACCTTCTTTCATGATATCAATCGTTGGATCTCACAATAGCCACTTCGAGATCCATACGGGTGATGAAAGAAAAGTTCGGACTGCTTGAAGATCTACACGAGGTACAATTCAGTGGTTGGCATCACAAAAGAAGATCGATCATTCTTTCACACAAAAGATTAACCCTCTTCTCGTAGCACACACAAGCATTAGAGAGTGCGTGCCATAAAATCGTTTCGTGTTTTATCCATTCActtgattaaaaaaagaaaatgaatggcTTTTGGTGTCATCCCATTATTGAAAAGAATTTTAAAAgtgtgaagattttttttttgttaggtgGCGTTGCACCTTGTACCCTATATATTATGCATTGTTAGACTAGAGTTGGAGTGAGGGTTAGAAGGTATCACACGTAGTCAATGATACTTTCCAAGCGCGTTAGGTAACGAAGGAGGTCTTTTCATGCACGACTCTCTCCGCGAAGACTCTCTAGAAACGTAGCGTGCCAAGCCGAAGGCATGGGCAACCAACCTCAAATTATCAATAACAACCTCATCATATAGAAACATAGTGTTATTATAAAGGAATAGCTATGTAAATAGTGACCACTTGGGATTATAATACCACCTTTTTTTCTCTAAGAAACACAAAAATGTTGTCCCCTGATGCCTTGTTGATGAAAAATAAATGCCATTATATTAATCAGGACCCAGCAGTGTTAATTAATACATCCATGTTGCGTCTCCATAGAACTTTCAGTCTCTATCATTCAGCAATGCTTGAGAAGTTGTACTCTCCAATCCAAAGGAGGCCCCAGTTTCCATGCTGGCTTAGATGTGGTTCAATTTATCCTAATCATGTTAGACCGATTGGTTCGGATTGTATCTTTCGCGAGAAAAAATGATTCACCCTCGCTCACACGATATTAACTATTGGATCGCATAATTGCTGCTTTGACACCTGTGCAGATGGATGAAAGGAGATTGGAATATTTTGAGATACGTGCAAAATGCGATCCAACATTTGATATGGCGAAGGAAGATCAATTATTCTTTTGCTCAAAAGATACAGCCTGTCGCATGTAAaccataagaaaaaaataattgagtCATACCACATGGAAGCTGtctataaaaaaatatgatcatGCATGTAGATCTGCAGATATAGAAATTGTAAAACAAATCATTATTTGGCATCCGTACTTTGTGGGTCTAAATTAATATGATACGAAGGCTAAAATGCCCTCAGTCCAGCGGTTCATTTTCTGTCATCAACTTGGACTAATTTCGATCACATGCATAGAAGCTGTCAACAAAACATGAGAATGTATCTAGTCTTTTTATGCATACTAAATTagaatagataaaaaaaatatattagctGGCATcctaatttttcagaatttaattgATATACtgcaaaaattttgaaatatacaTTTAGAttggttcaaatctattcaaatctaatcacaaacatcgATCAGCTAattgttcaaatctattcataaGCACCATAATCGGCTCATATCAGCTTTCATGAATTCGTGCTGCATGCAGTGTATTCTAGTCCACATATGCTATGAACCAAATTTATTTTAATACCATTTGTCACAATATAGGATTACACTCAAAAAATCTAgttggaagatttttttttttttttttttgatttcttaGCCTAGCATAAGTACCAAAATGTCATCGACAAATAATCGACGTAGGAGCGCACAGGTCCTCACAACTTCCATTGCCAACCAAAACAAAAAGCCTCCTCCAAGTTTCCAACCTTCCAAACTCTCCAATCTACCTTCCCCCACCTACAAAACATGGAAGGCTTAATTCCATTCATCTATAGGacgatcaagagaagaaagacccgGCGGTACTACAAGTGCCTCTCCTCCGGCATGGCGCAGAGGTTCGGCTCCGAGACCGACCTCCATGCGAACGGCCACAAGTTCCTGCCACCGGCACCGGACAAGCTTGAAGCCTTCCATGAAGACCACAAGACACACAGGCGGTACCGGTCATTGGAAGAGTTCTCCGGCGATCTCTACTCGCCAAAGGAATATGGAGATCGTCCCCGTTTAGCTAAGGATGTAAGGTTTGGGAGTCGTCGGATGTTTGCATGCATCGGTGGTGCATAGAACCATAGATATTATATGTGATTGTGGAAGGAAGGGAAGAGGTAATTAACTGTAGATAAAACTAGTCTTTAGATATATAGTTTGTGATGCAAGTCTTTATGGTAATCTTGTTCCTTTCTATTAAATGTTCCTTTATCGATCCTTTATTGAAAGAAAAGGTGGCAGCCCGCCTGCTATCTGCTTGTGAATTGCAAATAAGAAACAATTCTATGAAGTGTTGCTAGACAAGGAAAAAGACTGATATTTTTAACCATGGGGGGGAAgaactcttttcttcttttttcctctgGGTACGAATGAAGTTTCAATTTTTACCAAATTATTACAGAAAAAGATGAGTTGTTGTAGCATTGCACAAGAAACTTTCACATCGTGTACATATTGTAACCACATATATTGGAGAAATGGTATTTAAGCATGTTATTCTCTGATTTATTGACTACAACCATTAAATCAGTAGTTCAGGATATCGTGAATTTTGTAAATTATATAAAAGCTTCTTGTGTTGTAATATTGGTGGCTAATATGTTCTTTAATTAGTATATAAAGAGACTAAAGCAAACAAAATATCGGTTAACTTTTATCGGCTTTCATTTTTCTGAAAAGCTTGTAATTTTCCTGAATATCTctgtaaattttgtatttttcagCTGTCTTGATTTCAAATACTTCCCCTTATCTTCATCATTTATGGCTTCAAGCTTATTCTATGGTTTCCATAACAAATTGAGCTAAGATTGGAAAGGTGGATAATTGGAACTATATCTGAGCTTTGCTTTTCTTCTCATTTGGTATTCTTcttgttcaaaaaaaaaggcttaCTAGTAAAACCTCTTCCTTGGCTCTAGATTGGATAATTTCTAAGTTATATTCAAAAACTCTCGATAATTTTGAAGAGTCTCGCATGAAAggttggaaaggaagaatagctTTATCTTTATTAAAGAAATTATCATGCTCTTAGCACTAATGCTAGgaacatattatattaataGTCTAACCATGTTATTGCCATTATATGATGGAAGTTGTGCCAACAACTTCTTTATTTACTAAGCTAACTAGAAAATATTCTAGTGGTCACACCCTTCCTAACCATGCAGGTGAAtcattaaatattaatttaggTCATATGGTTCTTTACTTTGAAAATGGACGAGAGAGAAAAATTACAATTGACGATCCTCATGATTATGCTGATGAAAAGAATTCTGAAATGGAGGATCTCCCATgattttttctttgctgatgaAAGCATGATATTGAACATTTTTATATGCTCCAAAGTTTCATTTCCTTAGCCTAATGGCTGAGGCTTTGGCATGCTTAGAATCTCACTACTGGCGTAAAAACTCAAGAGGCACAAGGGTGGTAGACTCAAGTTCAATTTGCACAAAGTTTTTCGATCATTAAAGTTTATTACTTAATGTATAACTAACAAAAATTTGGCTTGAAAAGTCTTCCATTTATTAAAACTTGTTACATCGTTTTATTGCATTTAATGAAAAGttggaaaaggagaaaaaactaGACCATGCATTGCATTGGTCAAGTTTCAGAGATGCTACTATTAATGATAGAAGTTTCAAGCAGACTGAGTCATCGTTTGCCATGTGAACGGAAGCTTTTGCATTTATTAATAATGACTTTCTTCTTggttattattaaaatttattgtttaATGAGCAACAAATTCTTATTGGAGTATTCAATTGATTATATTTTGttacattattatattatatt encodes the following:
- the LOC103706074 gene encoding RPA-interacting protein encodes the protein MDGNRAKRASIKAQHPNWKEKLRQNCLRRVQEERAQLLWKIRSSGQQSLNEKEIVETAFRDIVSDELQKIKQSSSSKNQITFVPNNSELIWEFDGLHTSSSKETESEELMLEMERLLYEDLREELIRRELEVLEEEDEYLARAVFERMQLNDDQNDRVWCPICKRGELREAYHLIYCTCCKLRLDLENDKVTLDFLRDRLGEVHIEHLDRGCRATPKFCMHTMFNLTALYIQCQACNTFEIVV